From a single Salvelinus sp. IW2-2015 linkage group LG22, ASM291031v2, whole genome shotgun sequence genomic region:
- the sb:cb81 gene encoding mRNA decay activator protein ZFP36L1: MPSDFLTPFLELEDEFCKNFRGLDMPDGAPATTQMQRVVGFQRRHSLCPVTLPNSKFNSGSVDPIGEPACWALTNTANQQWSLKHQQQLPRSSLNHIPFRVDRSVSMIEGHVSSFGYNEQQLPTTPPLMPPPGLSISTSCLSSPKSLAPSPPISTRYKTEMCRTYEESGTCKYGAKCQFAHGTDEQRDLSRHPKYKTEPCRTFHTIGFCPYGARCHFIHNADEQLGPDGGAPPQRQKMRERPQLLRHSISFAGFSSPQALTGFXPVPEPMLFSRASSVSSPPSTGSPELLSPLFPEPATLKHNYPFSSDFGNDQINNNPHFYAITDSKCQTVCAQKSAAHNSHRNAFSFTGLPAMQRCASPDSLSDQEGYTSSSSQSGCESPGLEGRRLPIFSRLSVSDD; encoded by the exons ATGCCATCCGACTTCCTAACGCCATTTTTGGAACTGGAGGATGAGTTCTGCAAG AATTTCCGTGGTCTGGACATGCCAGATGGCGCACCAGCCACCACGCAGATGCAGCGCGTCGTGGGATTTCAGCGCAGACACTCACTATGCCCGGTTACCCTGCCCAACTCAAAGTTCAACAGCGGGAGTGTGGACCCAATCGGCGAGCCAGCCTGCTGGGCCCTTACTAACACTGCTAACCAGCAGTGGAGCCTGAAACACCAGCAACAGTTGCCCCGCTCCTCTCTCAACCACATCCCATTCCGTGTGGACCGTTCGGTCAGCATGATAGAGGGCCATGTTAGCAGCTTCGGGTACAACGAGCAGCAGCTCCCCACYACCCCTCCTCTGATGCCCCCACCCGGCCTAAGTATCAGCACCAGCTGCCTGTCATCTCCAAAGTCACtcgccccctcccctcccatctccacCCGGTACAAAACCGAAATGTGCCGCACTTACGAGGAGAGTGGCACATGCAAATACGGAGCCAAGTGTCAGTTTGCCCACGGCACGGATGAGCAGCGTGACTTGAGCAGGCACCCGAAGTACAAAACCGAGCCTTGCCGCACGTTCCACACCATTGGCTTCTGCCCCTATGGCGCCCGCTGTCACTTCATCCATAATGCGGACGAGCAGCTCGGGCCGGAYGGCGGAGCGCCACCTCAGCGACAGAAGATGCGAGAACGCCCACAGCTGTTGCGTCACAGCATTAGTTTCGCTGGCTTCTCCTCTCCCCAAGCGCTGACCGGATTCCMACCCGTTCCAGAGCCCATGCTGTTCTCCAGGGCTTCCTCAGTATCRTCCCCGCCCTCCACAGGTAGCCCAGAACTGCTGTCCCCATTGTTTCCAGAACCTGCTACACTAAAGCACAACTATCCGTTCTCATCTGACTTCGGGAACGATCAGATTAATAACAACCCTCACTTTTACGCCATCACTGACTCTAAGTGCCAAACTGTCTGTGCGCAAAAGTCAGCTGCACATAACTCTCACCGCAATGCCTTCTCATTCACCGGCCTGCCTGCCATGCAGCGGTGTGCTTCACCTGACTCTCTTTCCGACCAGGAAGGCTATACCAGCTCCAGTAGCCAGAGTGGTTGTGAGTCCCCTGGCCTTGAGGGCAGACGTCTCCCCATCTTTAGCCGCCTCTCTGTCTCAGATGACTAA